The nucleotide window GTTCCATCAAGGATCGCGTGGCCTTTCACCTTATCGAAAATGCCCTTCAGTGGGGCGAACTGGAACCGGGCGGTCTTGTTGTGGAGGCCACCAGTGGCAACATGGGCATCGGCTTGGCCCTGGTTTCGGCCGTCCGGGGCCTGCGTTGCGTGCTCGCCATGCCCGAATCCATGAGCATTGAGCGGCGCAACCTGCTCAAGGGCCTTGGTGCGGAACTGGTGCTTACCCCGGCTGCCAAGGGCATGACGGGCGCTCTTGAAGAAGCCCGCCGCATCGCCGAAGAGCAGGGCGGCTTCATCCCCGGCCAGTTCACCAATCCCGAAGCCGTGCAGGCCCATTACAAAACAACCGGCCCTGAAATTTACAGCGACAGCGTCGGCAAGATGGATGTGCTGGTGGCTGGCGTGGGTTCAGGTTCGTCCATCACGGGGGCTGGCCGCTTTTTGAAGGAGCGCATCCCCGGCTTCAAGGTCATTGCCGTGGAGCCGGAAGCCTCGCCCGTGCTCTCTGGCGGCAAGGCGTCGCCGCACCTCATTCAGGGCATAGGCGCAGGCTTTGTGCCCGCCATCCTTGACCGTGCCCTGCTGGACGAAATACTGCTGGCCGATGGCGAAGAAGCCCTGACCATGGCCCGCACGCTCATGCGCTGCGGCATAGTGACAGGCATATCCACCGGCGCCAACGTGGCGGCAGCCCTCAAGGTCGCGGCGCGCCCGGAAATGAAAGGTAAAAATATCGTCACCTTTGCCTGCGATACAGGCGAAAGGTATATGTCTACCAGACTGTTCACCGATATGACGCAGTCGGCTTAGACAGTGCCGCCACGAGCGCCTTTCCGGTTCTTTCTGCGTCGAAATTCACCTTTTATTCCGGCAGGGTATCATCAGAGCACATCCCTGCATAAAAGGCTCGTCTCCCCGATGCGACAGGAAATTCGTCTTGTGACGACACTGTCTGGAGCATGTACTCTTTGAAATGTGAAGCCTTTTAAAGGCAATCTGGCCCGAACAGGCCGGGGCCGTCCTTTTTCGGCAGATCCCCTGCGGATGAAAAAGGGCGGCCCGCGGACCTATCTTTCCTGTCGGCTCTGTGGGGCTGCTGGTGGCCCGGCTCCCCATCCACCACAGTCCGGTTTCGTGCCACTGGTTCGGCGACAGGCGCGGAAAACAGACATTTTATTTTCTATGAGGTAAATAGTAATTTTTTCCTGCCGATAAGTTTGGCAAGAAAAGAGCTTCGGCACTGGACTTTCCGCATGCGGCACGCTGGCGGCCCGGCCCGCTTAATGGAGTACTTTCATGGCGCAAACCAATATTTTGCTCGAAACTGGCACCAATGAACTCGAAATTGTGGAGTTCTATGTCAACCAGGACGGTTACGAGGCCCATTATGGCCTCAATGTGGCCAAGGTGGTTGAAATAGGCCGTCGCCAACCTGTGACGGCCATGCCGGAAATGCGCCATAAAGCCCTGCTGGGCGCGTTTTTGCACCGCAATGGGCGCATTGTGCCGCTTATCGACATGGCGCGTTTTCTTGGCAGCGCTCCCATAACCAATGAGGACGCCAAGGTCATTGTGACGGAGTTCAACGGCGTCTGTACGGGTTTTCTCGTGTCCGGCGTCAACCGCATCTACAGGTTGAGCTGGACGGATGTTGAAGCCCCCGGTCAGTTTTTGCAGAACATGAGCCGCAGTTCCGTTACCGGCGTGGTGCGGCTTGAAGAGCGCGTCATATTTCTGCTGGATCTTGAAGCCATTGTGGCCGAATTGCACCCGGCCATGGCCCTGCGTTTTGACGCAGCCGACATGGCCGCTTCGGACGGCAAGACCTACACCATCCTGCATGTGGACGATTCCAGCAGCATCCGCAGCCTGCTGCTGAACCTGCTCAACAAGGAAGGGCGCTTCAAGGTGGAGCAGCGCGTCAACGGGCAGGAAGCCTGGGACTACCTGCAGTCCGTGCGCAATCGTTGCGAGGCGGAGGACCGCCCCATATCGGATTTTTTGCAGGGAATCATCACGGACATCGAAATGCCCGCCATGGACGGCCTTGCCCTGTGCAAGCGCATCAAGGATGATCCTGTGCTCAAAAAGCTGCCCGTGGCCATCTTTTCCTCAATGATCAACGAGAGTCTTGCCAGAAAGTGCGCCCTGGTGGGGGCAGATGCCCAGTACACCAAGCCGGATCTCAAGGCTCTTTCTGTCAAGCTGCATGAGCTTATCACCACTGTCTGGGGCCATCAGGCCTAGGGAAACGCTGATTTATTCCGTTTGGCGGACTTGCTTCACTTTTTTTGAAACAGTCGAGGACGGAAGAGTCCACTCCTGCGTCAAAATAAGCTCGCGCCTTGCCAAACGAAATAACTACGCGTTTCCTGAAGGCTCTTTAATCAGTGCTGCTCTCGAGCACAGATTAACTTTGAGAATATACATTCTCAAAGTTTAAGGC belongs to Desulfovibrio sp. and includes:
- the cysK gene encoding cysteine synthase A: MLTNILQAIGNTPLLRLNLSQDLPGKVWLKLENRNPGGSIKDRVAFHLIENALQWGELEPGGLVVEATSGNMGIGLALVSAVRGLRCVLAMPESMSIERRNLLKGLGAELVLTPAAKGMTGALEEARRIAEEQGGFIPGQFTNPEAVQAHYKTTGPEIYSDSVGKMDVLVAGVGSGSSITGAGRFLKERIPGFKVIAVEPEASPVLSGGKASPHLIQGIGAGFVPAILDRALLDEILLADGEEALTMARTLMRCGIVTGISTGANVAAALKVAARPEMKGKNIVTFACDTGERYMSTRLFTDMTQSA
- a CDS encoding chemotaxis protein — its product is MAQTNILLETGTNELEIVEFYVNQDGYEAHYGLNVAKVVEIGRRQPVTAMPEMRHKALLGAFLHRNGRIVPLIDMARFLGSAPITNEDAKVIVTEFNGVCTGFLVSGVNRIYRLSWTDVEAPGQFLQNMSRSSVTGVVRLEERVIFLLDLEAIVAELHPAMALRFDAADMAASDGKTYTILHVDDSSSIRSLLLNLLNKEGRFKVEQRVNGQEAWDYLQSVRNRCEAEDRPISDFLQGIITDIEMPAMDGLALCKRIKDDPVLKKLPVAIFSSMINESLARKCALVGADAQYTKPDLKALSVKLHELITTVWGHQA